From a single Dehalococcoidia bacterium genomic region:
- the lepB gene encoding signal peptidase I, translating into MAGGLEPPPADEIGYPASQLGSVIAADEAPVDEGPPAPEPKRRGRSTLAIVREVVETIVLAVLIFLAVRAVVQNFKVEGSSMVPSFIDGEYMLVNKAVYARIDLRTVHKFLPFVSAGNDPMHYIFHGPQRGDVIVFHPPPQVGGDSKDFIKRVIGRPGDTVDVHDNTVTVNGQAVDEPYIKQRTECQGQYCHVVLGPDQFFVMGDNRGNSSDSRFWGPVQANKIIGKALLIYWCGGAQCQHGWDNIGLAPNHATKLAPKADGQ; encoded by the coding sequence ATGGCGGGTGGCCTGGAGCCGCCGCCGGCGGACGAGATCGGCTACCCTGCATCGCAGCTCGGCTCGGTGATCGCGGCGGACGAAGCGCCGGTGGACGAGGGCCCTCCGGCGCCGGAGCCGAAGCGCCGCGGCCGCTCGACGCTGGCGATCGTGCGCGAGGTGGTGGAGACCATCGTCCTCGCGGTGCTGATCTTCCTTGCCGTGCGGGCGGTGGTGCAGAACTTCAAGGTCGAAGGCTCCAGCATGGTGCCGAGCTTCATCGACGGCGAATACATGTTGGTGAACAAGGCCGTGTATGCGCGCATCGACCTGCGCACCGTGCACAAGTTCTTGCCGTTCGTCTCCGCGGGCAACGATCCGATGCACTACATCTTCCACGGCCCGCAGCGCGGCGACGTGATCGTCTTTCATCCGCCGCCGCAGGTTGGCGGCGACTCGAAGGACTTCATCAAGCGCGTGATCGGCCGGCCGGGCGACACGGTAGACGTGCACGACAACACGGTGACGGTGAACGGCCAGGCCGTGGACGAGCCGTACATCAAGCAGCGCACCGAGTGCCAGGGCCAGTACTGCCACGTGGTGCTGGGGCCGGATCAGTTCTTTGTGATGGGCGACAATCGCGGCAACAGCAGCGACTCGCGCTTCTGGGGACCGGTGCAGGCGAACAAGATCATCGGCAAGGCGCTGCTGATCTACTGGTGCGGCGGCGCCCAGTGCCAGCACGGCTGGGACAACATCGGCCTCGCGCCGAACCACGCCACGAAGCTCGCGCCCAAAGCCGACGGCCAGTAG
- a CDS encoding DUF1800 domain-containing protein has product MDGQGRSERRPGGIASRRAFLRGAATAGVGAALVTLWEPANLGRVRSAQAAMALDGAARRSRSHNAWIAEGGDGGRNQTADDRAQMAHLLRRAGFSATPAEVDALLPLGIAGAVDFLLNYDQVADPALDYANGVGLDLSKTTDAIRWWLLRMIYTTRPLQEKLTLFWHGILTSAVSKVGQRYLNTLLAQNEFLRANATSTYDVLLKGISRDPAMMVWLDLQTSTKAHPNENFARELQELFSLGIGNYSEDDVREAARALTGYQLDKDRNFVYNAKQHDDGAKTYLGQTGNWGGDDIIDIILQQRAAAEYIVKRLWSFFAYPNPEAEVIAALADTFQSSSYSIKAVLRQLFTTPQFYSDTAMGALIKSPTEFVVGAVRSLGLQTDASTFPQQMALMNQLLFDPPNVAGWPGGAAWLSSSTFFARMNFLNGLIYAKAGGPTSQPDATQLLGDYAGLSPDDAIGTAAATLLSTQLGGSSQQVITQFLSDTNGGTAQVTDKNVKSFLYLVLATPEGQLV; this is encoded by the coding sequence GTGGACGGGCAGGGACGATCCGAGCGCCGGCCTGGCGGCATCGCCTCGCGCCGCGCCTTTCTGCGAGGGGCCGCGACCGCCGGCGTGGGCGCGGCGCTCGTCACGCTCTGGGAGCCGGCGAACCTGGGGCGGGTGCGCAGCGCACAGGCCGCCATGGCGCTGGATGGCGCCGCGCGCCGTTCGCGATCGCATAACGCCTGGATCGCCGAGGGCGGCGACGGCGGCCGCAATCAGACCGCGGACGATCGCGCACAGATGGCGCACCTGCTGCGCCGCGCCGGCTTCTCCGCAACACCGGCCGAGGTCGACGCGCTGCTGCCGCTCGGCATCGCCGGCGCCGTCGATTTCCTGCTGAACTACGACCAGGTCGCGGACCCGGCGCTCGACTACGCCAACGGCGTCGGCCTGGACCTGAGCAAGACCACCGACGCGATTCGCTGGTGGTTGCTGCGCATGATCTACACCACCCGCCCCTTGCAGGAGAAGCTGACGCTCTTCTGGCACGGCATTCTCACCTCGGCCGTGTCCAAGGTCGGCCAGCGCTACCTGAACACGCTGCTGGCGCAGAACGAGTTCCTGCGCGCCAACGCCACCAGCACATACGACGTGCTGCTCAAGGGCATCTCCCGCGACCCGGCGATGATGGTCTGGCTCGATCTGCAAACCAGCACGAAAGCGCACCCAAACGAGAACTTCGCCCGCGAGCTGCAAGAGCTGTTCTCGCTTGGTATCGGCAACTACAGCGAAGACGACGTACGCGAGGCGGCCCGCGCCCTTACCGGCTACCAGCTCGATAAGGATCGCAACTTCGTCTACAACGCCAAACAGCACGACGACGGCGCGAAGACCTATCTGGGCCAAACGGGCAACTGGGGCGGCGACGACATCATCGACATCATCCTGCAGCAACGCGCCGCCGCCGAGTACATCGTGAAGCGCCTGTGGAGCTTCTTCGCCTATCCGAACCCCGAGGCCGAAGTCATCGCCGCCCTGGCCGACACCTTCCAGTCGTCGAGCTACAGCATCAAGGCGGTGCTGCGGCAACTGTTCACCACGCCGCAGTTCTACAGCGACACGGCGATGGGCGCGCTGATCAAGAGCCCCACCGAGTTCGTGGTCGGCGCCGTGCGCAGCCTCGGCCTGCAAACCGACGCCTCGACCTTCCCGCAGCAGATGGCGCTGATGAATCAGTTGCTCTTCGATCCGCCGAACGTGGCGGGCTGGCCCGGTGGCGCAGCCTGGCTGAGCAGCAGCACCTTCTTTGCCCGCATGAACTTCCTGAACGGCCTGATCTACGCGAAGGCCGGCGGCCCGACCAGCCAGCCGGACGCGACGCAGCTGCTGGGCGACTACGCCGGCCTCTCGCCCGACGATGCGATCGGCACGGCCGCGGCCACGCTGCTGAGCACACAGCTCGGCGGTTCCAGCCAGCAGGTGATCACGCAGTTCCTCAGCGACACGAACGGCGGCACGGCGCAGGTCACGGACAAGAACGTCAAGTCGTTCCTCTACCTCGTGCTGGCAACGCCCGAGGGCCAGCTCGTGTAA
- a CDS encoding DUF1501 domain-containing protein, whose protein sequence is MFTRRDFIKTGAALVSLGAGVPRIFRQGLALADYDASDQPERTLVVLQLAGGNDGLNTVIPYADGNYHTLRPALGIAPEKVIRLNDTLGLHPAMTGLKALWDQKMVAIVNGVGYPNPNYSHFRAMEIWQSAHPETVPGEGWVGTYLDAQAAEHNSLIGLNIGASTPPEFYSALPPVPSFQRPQDYQLRPGSDPAAQNKQRDTSVLQLYELLPGEAKYGALLQGTVEDSFDSSQKLTGIVNDYKTTVQYPQSGLANGLKMIAAVLAANVGLRVAHVTIGGFDTHSRQANTQETLLQQLSDGLAAFYQDLAQHNRAQNTVTMTWSEFGRRAGQNASDGTDHGSAAPLFVVGGPVKGGFYGDYPSLANLDAGNLRFTTDFRAVYATLLDRWLQADADALLGAHFDRLGFLAA, encoded by the coding sequence ATGTTTACACGGCGCGACTTCATCAAGACCGGCGCGGCGCTGGTTTCGCTCGGCGCCGGCGTACCCAGGATCTTCCGCCAGGGGCTGGCGCTGGCCGACTACGACGCCTCGGACCAGCCGGAGCGCACGCTGGTCGTGCTGCAGCTCGCCGGCGGCAACGACGGCCTCAACACCGTGATCCCCTACGCCGACGGCAACTATCACACGCTGCGCCCCGCGCTCGGTATCGCGCCGGAGAAGGTCATCCGCCTGAACGACACACTGGGCCTGCATCCGGCGATGACCGGGCTCAAAGCCCTCTGGGACCAGAAGATGGTCGCGATCGTCAACGGCGTGGGCTACCCGAACCCGAACTACTCGCACTTCCGTGCGATGGAGATCTGGCAGTCGGCCCACCCGGAGACGGTCCCCGGCGAGGGCTGGGTCGGCACGTACCTCGACGCGCAGGCAGCCGAGCACAACTCGCTGATCGGCCTCAACATCGGTGCCTCGACGCCGCCGGAGTTTTACTCGGCGCTGCCGCCCGTGCCCTCGTTCCAGCGGCCGCAGGACTACCAGTTGCGCCCCGGCTCCGATCCGGCAGCGCAGAACAAGCAGCGCGACACCTCGGTGCTGCAACTCTACGAGCTGCTGCCGGGCGAGGCGAAGTACGGCGCCCTCCTGCAGGGCACGGTCGAAGACTCGTTCGACAGCTCGCAGAAGCTGACCGGCATCGTCAACGACTATAAGACGACGGTGCAGTATCCGCAGTCGGGCCTCGCCAACGGCCTGAAGATGATCGCTGCGGTGCTCGCCGCGAACGTCGGCTTGCGCGTGGCGCACGTCACGATCGGCGGCTTCGACACGCACTCGCGCCAGGCGAACACGCAGGAGACGCTGTTGCAGCAGCTCTCGGACGGGCTGGCGGCCTTCTACCAGGACCTGGCGCAGCACAACCGCGCCCAGAACACGGTGACGATGACCTGGTCGGAGTTCGGCCGCCGCGCCGGCCAGAACGCGTCGGACGGCACCGACCACGGCTCGGCCGCGCCGCTGTTCGTCGTCGGCGGGCCGGTGAAGGGCGGCTTCTACGGCGACTATCCCTCGCTCGCCAACCTGGACGCCGGCAACCTGCGCTTCACCACGGATTTTCGCGCGGTCTACGCCACGCTGCTCGACCGCTGGCTGCAGGCCGACGCCGACGCCCTGCTCGGCGCCCACTTCGACCGGCTGGGCTTTCTGGCAGCGTGA
- a CDS encoding metal ABC transporter permease: protein MFLDLFAPFDYEFFRHGLLAATLVGGLCGLVGAFVVLRKMSYIGHGMSHAVFGGAVVGYVLGWNFYLIAGAWGFVAALLINQTTKRRQIGADAAIGIVTTASFAFGVALISRAHSFTRNFDAALFGNLLGVTNTDLAVIAGVSAATLLVIFFAYKQLLFLTFDPEVAGIYGVPTGAVDALFALVLAAAIIVSINVMGVTLIAAALVIPPVIARLFTDSFAKMLILATLLGALTGFAGIYTSYYTDVASGATIVLFSAALFVVVLAFVIFRARLRLQRGIVSSRLALSVEEH from the coding sequence ATGTTTCTCGACCTCTTCGCCCCGTTCGACTACGAGTTCTTCCGCCATGGGCTGCTGGCCGCCACGCTGGTGGGCGGCTTGTGCGGCCTGGTCGGCGCCTTCGTCGTGCTGCGGAAGATGAGCTACATCGGCCACGGCATGTCGCACGCGGTGTTCGGCGGCGCCGTCGTCGGCTACGTGCTCGGCTGGAACTTCTACCTGATCGCCGGCGCCTGGGGCTTCGTGGCGGCGCTGCTGATCAACCAGACGACGAAGCGGCGGCAGATCGGCGCCGACGCGGCGATCGGCATCGTGACCACGGCCAGCTTCGCCTTCGGTGTGGCGCTGATCTCGCGCGCCCACTCCTTCACGCGCAACTTCGACGCGGCGCTGTTCGGCAACCTGCTCGGCGTGACCAACACGGACCTGGCCGTGATCGCCGGCGTCTCGGCCGCCACGCTGCTCGTGATCTTCTTCGCCTACAAGCAGTTACTGTTCCTGACTTTCGACCCCGAGGTCGCCGGCATCTACGGCGTGCCCACGGGCGCGGTCGACGCGTTGTTTGCCCTCGTGCTGGCGGCGGCGATCATCGTCTCGATCAACGTGATGGGCGTGACGCTGATCGCGGCGGCGCTGGTGATTCCGCCCGTGATCGCGCGGCTGTTCACCGACAGCTTCGCGAAGATGCTGATTCTCGCCACGCTGCTGGGCGCGCTGACGGGCTTCGCCGGCATCTACACCAGCTATTACACCGACGTGGCCTCCGGCGCGACGATCGTGCTCTTCTCGGCCGCCCTGTTCGTCGTCGTGCTGGCCTTCGTGATCTTCCGCGCCCGCCTCCGCCTGCAGCGCGGCATCGTCAGCTCGCGCCTGGCGCTGAGCGTCGAGGAGCACTGA
- a CDS encoding metal ABC transporter ATP-binding protein, which yields MALAKPLPQAVTPGQSRALPVEAAARPLVELCGVSIGYQGTPVLSDVNLAIAPGQFAGIVGPSGSGKTSLLRAMLGAVEVYRGEVLVDGKRVSGRRRAHVGYVPQLETVDWNFPVTVAEVVLMGRTMESGPWPWARRRDRERMFGILERLGLADLHNRHIRNLSGGQQQRVFLARALIRSPKLLLLDEPTSGVDIRTRDDILHILADLNAEGVTVIMATHEINAVAAHLPFVVCVNGAIVAQGHPDDVFTPEVLSRTYKAPIFVLKQDGLTLVSDMPHFLKEALARGQGHVHEHEHSHSHEHVHAGAAGHVDGHSHDG from the coding sequence ATGGCACTCGCCAAGCCGCTGCCGCAGGCTGTCACTCCCGGCCAATCGCGCGCGCTGCCCGTCGAGGCGGCCGCGCGGCCGCTGGTCGAGCTGTGCGGCGTCTCTATCGGCTACCAGGGCACGCCCGTGCTCAGCGATGTGAACCTGGCGATCGCGCCCGGCCAGTTCGCCGGCATCGTCGGACCCAGCGGCTCCGGCAAGACCTCGCTGCTGCGCGCCATGCTGGGCGCCGTCGAGGTCTACCGCGGCGAGGTGCTGGTGGACGGCAAGCGCGTCTCCGGCCGGCGGCGGGCGCACGTCGGCTACGTGCCGCAGCTCGAAACCGTGGACTGGAACTTCCCGGTGACCGTGGCGGAAGTCGTGCTGATGGGGCGGACGATGGAGTCCGGCCCCTGGCCCTGGGCGCGGCGGCGCGACCGCGAGCGCATGTTCGGCATCCTCGAACGGCTGGGGCTGGCGGATCTGCACAATCGCCACATCCGCAACCTTTCCGGCGGCCAGCAGCAGCGCGTCTTCCTGGCGCGGGCGCTGATCCGCAGCCCGAAGCTGCTGTTGCTGGACGAGCCCACCAGCGGCGTGGATATCCGCACGCGCGACGACATCCTGCACATCCTGGCCGACCTGAACGCCGAGGGCGTGACCGTGATCATGGCCACGCACGAGATCAACGCCGTGGCCGCGCACCTGCCCTTCGTGGTCTGCGTCAACGGCGCCATCGTGGCGCAGGGCCATCCCGACGACGTGTTTACGCCGGAGGTGCTCAGCCGCACGTATAAGGCGCCGATCTTCGTGCTCAAGCAGGACGGCCTGACGCTCGTCTCGGACATGCCGCACTTCCTCAAGGAGGCGCTGGCGCGGGGCCAGGGCCACGTGCATGAACACGAGCACAGTCACTCGCACGAGCACGTCCACGCCGGCGCTGCGGGCCACGTCGACGGGCACAGCCACGACGGATAG